The DNA region GTGGGGAGAGCATGgggactccacacagacagcacacaggTCTGAAATAGAACCCAGTGCAGCAGGGCAACGATGCTAACCCCTGCGTCACCATGCTTCCCATGTGTTATAAATTTGCATGTGAGAATTGTGGCTAGGTAAATGAGGGTACTGTAATCACCATTTCAGCAGTTTTACAAAGTTTTACAAAGCCAGCAGCAAAGCGTTCTGAGAAAACGCTTCGACTCTGGCGGCAGGAAGCAGGTCTGTGAGCTGCCGGCTGGGCGCTGCTCCTCTCGGGCTGACCGGCTGCGTGTTGTGTGTTTCAGCGGGAGATCTACCCCCCAGATGAGAAGATGCACGTAAGTGTTGGCCTCGCCTCTGCCTGGTGATTAGCGGTGCTGCCGGCCCGCTGACAGGAGCTCGACGGTGTGGTTAGCGTCGGGGGCTGCCGCAGGCCCTGGGATCGCGGCGCCTGCCTGCCGGAGGGGAAATCGATGGCCGCTGCTCTGGGAGCGCGGGCGCCTGGCCTTTAAAGGGCAGGATCAATCACTGAGCTGAGTCTGGACAGCCTCTCCCCCATCTCACTGGAGGAGGGGGCAGGTGTGGAGAGAAtaggaaatggaaaacagaaagagtTAGAGCAACTTTTTACAGATACAGATCGTATCATTCAGTATAAGTGGTGTTAATCTTGGTGTGGATTATATTTGTACACACTGCACTCCTGGTGTGTGTaatacactgcacacactgcactcctggTGTGTGTaatacactgcacacactgcactcctggTGTGTGtaatacactgtacacactgcactCCTGGTGTGTATtatacactgcacacactgcactcctggTGTGTATtatacactgcacacactgcactcctggTGTGTATtatacactgcacacactgcactcctggTGTGTGTATtatacactgcacacactgcactcctggTGTGTGTATtatacactgcacacactgcactcctggTGTGTGTaatacactgcacacactgcactcctggTGTGTGTaatacactgcacacactgcactcctggTGTGTGTAATACACTGCACACGCTGCACTCCTGGTGTGTGTaatacactgcacacactgcactcctggTGTGTGTAATACgctgcacacactgcactcctggTGTGTGTTATACgctgcacacactgcactcctggTGTGTGTTATACgctgcacacactgcactcctggTGTGTGTTATACGCTGTACACACTGCACTCCTGGTGTGTGTTATACGCTGTACGCACTGCACTCCTGATGACGCTATGCTGTATGTGTGTTCTCTGGGAGCAGAggaaggagctggaggagttTAAGGAGAGGATGCGCAACAGGAAGGAGCAGAGGCTGCTGAAGCAGATGGGTGTGAGTGAATCCCAGCAGGACTGACCCGACACGGCTCCGAGACGGACGGGGCAGAGCAGCGCCTCTGAGCCCTCTTTAACCTCGGCGGCATGGGTCCAGAGCACTGCTGAGCTGGGGGACTGGCTGCAGTGAAGACAGCCCGATTTCCAGTACTTGTGCCCTGTGCTGTGGGCTACAGTTCCTTCTGGTGGGGTTTTACAAAGTCATGGTGCTGTAGGTGCACTAGCTCTTCACATGAAAGTCAACTTAGTTCTCCAACTACAACCCTTTCGGCTTTGACTCCCAACTCCCTTTGTGCAGCAGTTTGGTCCGGCTCATGTTTTCCCAGCTTTGTCAGCAATGGCTTTGGTTCACAAGAAGCCGTAAAAGCCTGAGCAGCTCGTTTGCGTTCTCTTGTTATCGTCTCTCTATGCAGTTGGACCCAGAGCAGTGTAACAAGCTTTAAATACAGGATGCAGGGCTTTGGAAAGAACTGCTTGGAAAACCTGGAAACGATCAGacagctgtgcagtgggagCTTGGTCTCTCTGTATTGAAGAAAGGGTGTTATGATAATGTTCACGAATGTCCTAGAAGCTGAAAGCTTGATAAAAAGTAGCTTCAATCTTTAGGAATGTGGCCCAAGGGAATAGCAAATTCatgtaaatataaaatgcagttatgtatttttcttaaaacattggtgtaaatgtgttttcattaaagttttttttctcacccAAGAGTTCTAACATATATTCTTATGGTATGAGTGTGGGAAGGGAGCAGAGACTTCATGGGTCAGGACTGTCCCCAGCACAGTGAGTGAGACTTCACGGGTCAGGACTGTCCCCAGCACAGTGAGTGAGACTTCACTGGTCAGGACTGTCCCCAGCACAGTGAGTGAGACTTCATGGGTCAGGACTGTCCCCAGCACAAAGAGAGACTTCACTGGTCAGGACTGTCCCCAGCACAGAGAGAGACTTCACGGGTCAGGACTGTCCCCAGCACAGAGAGAGACTTCATGGGTCAGGTCTGTCCCCAGCACAAAGAGAGACTTCACGGGTCAGGACTGTCCCCAGCACAGAGAGAGACTTCATGGGTCAGGTCTGTCCCCAGCACAGTGAGAGAGACTTCACTGGTCAGGTCAGTCCCCAGCACagagaattattttattatgagtTTTGGGTCCCCCAATGGCTGAATTAAAATAccaatttttaaaattgcatcaGACCTCCACTATTGTGGTAGTAGAAGAGAGGGCTCTTATTTATAGACTTAAGAAAAAGCAAACATCTGTGACAGTCATCAGCAGCAGACACACTAAAGTGCTCGATAAACACGCTCTGGAGACGAGATGTTTGTGCGGCACTCAggcaaaatgtaattaaatgtaattgatCTGTACTTTTGTACAGAAGCCTATTAGCGCCATGGAGAAAACAAATTCTTGTGTTTAAAGAGCTGAAATTGCTTTGTTACGAGATACGGCTGCTAACACATCGCCACTAACGAGGTTGTCTTCATCAATGCATGACTCTGTTGGCTAAGGCCCCAACTTTAGGGCCATCCTGGAGCTGTTTGGGGTTTTGCTTAGCATTCCCTTATTTCATTACAGTCATGTCTGTGCTAACCAACACAGAAACACTCTTTCCCTTCACAAGCCACGTTTCCTGCTGTTTGCTGTGAGTTTCCAGATTGAAATGTATTTGATGTCAGCACAGGATGAAGTCGTTGGAGGTGTTTATGTTTATGCTTATGTTTAATACTTATGGGTAAACCAACAGTATATCATAAATGTATTCTGTTCAATGTTTAAAGATGAGATGACAAGTTATCTGCATGtttcatataaaaaatacagtgcGTTTGTAAAGTCTTGACTTTTCTGCTTTTCATACAAAATAGTGAAAAAGCGTACACAAAACACAGCACACATGCTCCTTCATTTGCTAATTCATTTAcacaatgaaatgaaatgaaaatgtactgGTACATCTCACTGGTGCAGAGTGGTAGAGCTCACTGATACAACTCACTGGTGCAGAGTGATATTCTTCTTttggaaatgaaaatgttactgTGTGTGGGACAATatttttgcatatacagtatactgcaatgTAGTAATATATTAGACAATATTGAAATATTATGCAATATTGTTCAAAAAGTAAGTATTGTGTTTAAATACCATATTATGTAATTTAAATGCAATGTATTTTTCCATGGCACTTATAGGCTTCTGTACCACATGACaatttctgtaaaataaaatttggaTTTAATGGTGGTATTTGCTGACCATGTTGGCGCAGTGGTCAACAGTGTCGCCTTGCAaccctggggccctgggtttcaattcctggggtgctgtctgtgtggagttcgtacGTTCTCACTGTGTTCATGGgcgtttcctccgggtgctctggtttccttccgcagcccacagactgtggtctgtgctggtaggttaattggcctctgggatcaattggccctggtgtgtgtgtcatttgtgtctgtgtgtgccctgcgatggactggtgtcgcTTCCAGGGAGTACCCTGCCCTGTGCCCGTTGctggccaggataggctctggcacccctgtgaccctgtactggataaagcgatTCAAAAATAGGTGGGTATATATAGTACAGAAGGACACAGTCCATCCCTTGACAGGAGCTCATCCTGGTTACTGTAGTGCTGAGTGGACTGGGATACTGGAACACCTAAGGTAAAGCACCTCTCTCAAGTACCCACAGCCTGTCTGTTAGGAGACCAGGTGCTTACCCACTGTGCTGCAGTCATACAGACATGCAGAGATGTTCAGACAACTCAGCAGGTCAGTGAGGTGCACGCATATAAAGGTAGAACTCTATGGAGAATGTATGTAGATGGAGGAGCTTGGCTGATGCTTTCTGTTTGAAAATGCTGCTGGATCACTCACCCAGCCCTACAGCCCCGTGGTGCAGAGAAGTGCCCCCAGACACATTGTGGAAGTGTGCTCTAAATCTTTAACATCTCCAGAGCCGCTCCTAGAGGGGGAGAAGAGGCAGCTTTGAACATATGCAGTTTCTCCAGGAGCTGTGATGAGAAGTCATTGTCATTCTGGTACAATTTCAGAGGCTGTCTtgatttcaaaggtttatttgtCTTTGTTCAgaaagacatttttcttttcccccGGCAAGTGTGAAAGGTATGAAATATCAAAGGAGCTGATTGCCTCATCAGGAGTCCGAGCAGATTTCTGCAGGGAAGCGTCGCTGCTTTCATCTCTGCCTGATGATGGCAGGAAAGTGTGTGCTAAGCACATAACACCATCCCCTGAATCAAGGCTCACTGGTACAGGACATGGGTACAGCTGACTGGTGCAGACTGGTTCAGGACACTGGTGCAGTTCACTGGTGCTGACTGGTACAGGACACAGGTACAGCTGACTGGTGCAGACTGGTACAGGACACTGGTACAGCTCACTGGTGCAGAGTGGTACAGTACCTTGATAGAGGCTCACTGAGAATAGGGGGTACAATTCTGGTCATGATGTCACAAAAAATATGGCTTTAGAGATCCATCCAAAGAAGAGCAATCAGATACATTCTTGGTCTTAAAGGCATATTCTACTTTGGCAGGATGAGGGGactgaatctctttagtcttgaacagagaagactatggaGGGCCTGATTCAAGTGTTCAGGATCCTCAAAAGTACCAGTTAATTAACTGGAGACCTGGATTCCATGCTGCCAGCCTATCAGCCTGCCACTGTAAGAGGGAGGGCTGACTCCTCCCTCAGCCCCAGCCCAAGCCAGGTACCCACGTCACCCAGGTCTCAGAGGCACCTGCGGTTGCCGTGGCAACGGAGCCAAAGCGTCAGCGATTCCTCCCCGAGGCAGCGGAaggcgggagagagagagtgacgAGCGATGGAGGACGGCAGCGAGCTGCCTGGGCGTCCGAGCGGATGGTGAACGGAGTGGCCACCTGCAGCTGCCCCCCAACCCTTTGCTTGACCATACACGTCCAGAGAGAGGAGGCTTGGGGGTCTCAAGGGGTATCTAGGGGGACAGTCCCAGCTGTTTGACTCAGGTATCAGATGGGCGTGTGCTGAACGCCCTGTCGCTGCTCTCAGCGTGGTGTCTCGGCCTCACCTGTGGCCGCAGTTAGCCCACTTGCCCACTAGGGGGCGCACAGCCTCACGAAAGACACGGCGGGGTTCCTTCTGTGTTTGACGGAGAAGAATCGAAAatttcacattctcacatgtTTGTATTTAAGGCTTGTTTTTTGTGATAAAATGGGTGGctgagtttttgttttatggAAGATAATAAAGAGTCTGGAGCCGCACCCCCCTGGACATCACACGATGGGCCGTGGGGTCTGTCTGGGGACAGAGTCTGTCTCAGTTACAAGCTTAAATTGATCCCTGTGTGATGTCGAACAATTTCCTACAGTCTCGTTTTGAAGCACTTACTCTGCTTCATGGAGCTGATGTAATGGACTGACTGAGCCGGTCAGGTACCCAACCACCCCTGGacacaaaataaacatgaaaggCCAGCTATCACTCCTGCTGGACTCTCGCCTGCTGAACTGAACCCTTTACCGAATCAATAACGTTTTCCTTACAAATATTTTAGCTGAACCTTTTTATGCAAAAGCAATTTGAATACAATTCCCACCTGTGCCTTGGGCTCCTTACTAAAAGCTATCTGAGCAGATCACAGCGCTACAGTAGCTGCCCTCCCCGATTCGAGCCAAAATTCAAGTCAGGCAATACCACTGTCCCTGGGAGACACATGGGCTTGGCTATCCATTGTGATGTCACACTCTGTCGACCATTGTGACATCACTTTACCAGTCTGGGCCTTGATGACAACTTTAGCACCACCCCACCTCCCTTCAGAAAATGTAATCCTCCTCTTTCTGGAAGTGACAAGTTCCCCCTCTTCTAGAGAGGAAGGACTACCTACAAAATTCCGGCACACGCTGTCCACCGTAGCCAGGTGGCCCAAGGCTGACCAGCTCTctgtctcgtctctcgtcctgGAACACAACGAGTGGCGGCGATGAATGGACAGGACTAGCCTGCTTGGCGGCTCCCTCCCCTTGCGGCGCCGCCTCCTGGGCGCTCTGGACACGCTGGGCAGGAGGAAGACGCACCGCTTCCTGGCCACGCTGTTCCTGCATGAGCTGGCCAACGTGCCGCGCCTCAGCGGCATCCTGTTCTGCAAAGTGCGCCTGCTGGAAGGCAGCTACGCGCAGGAGTCCCCCCGGTGTGTGGCAGGCTGGTGGGGCGGGGCAGGGCGGGGAGGGGTGGGATAGAGTAGGGAGGGGCTAATGGGGAGGGGTGGGGTAGAGTAGGGAGGAGCTAATGGAAAGTGATGGGGTAGAGTAGGGAGGCGCTAATGGGGAGGGGTGGGGTAGAGTAGGGAGGCGCTAATGGGGAGGGGTGGGGTAGAGTAGGGAGGCGCTAATGGGGAGGTGTGGGGTAGAGTAAGGAGGCGCTAATGGGGAGGGGTGGGGTAGAGTAGGGAGGAGCTAATGGGGAGGTGTGGGGTAGAGTAAGGAGGCGCTAATGGGGAGGGGTAGGGTAAAGTAGGGAGGGGCTAATGGGGAGGGGTGGGGTAGAGTAGGGAGGCGCTAATGGGGAGGGGTGGGGTAGAGTAGGGAGGCGCTAATGGGGAGGGGTGGGGTAGAGTAGGGAGGAGCTAATGGAAAATGATGGGGTAGAGTAGGGAGGCGCTAATGGGGAGGGGTGGGGTAGAGTAGGGAGGCGCTAATGGGGAGGGGTGGGGTAGAGTAGGGAGGCGCTAATGGGGAGGGGTGGGGTAGAGTAGGGAGGAGCTAATGGGGAGGTGTGGGGTAGAGTAAGGAGGCCCTAATGGGGAGGGGTAGGGTAAAGTAGGGAGGGGCTAATGGGAAGGGGTGGGGTAGAGCAGGGTGGGGCGGGAAGGTGCAGGTGGAACAGTGTAAAGCCCCCTGCATCAGAAACACAGTCCAGGTGATGTTTCCAACAGAGTGGGGAGGCCCTGCTGTGAGCTCCCCCAAACCACGTCCCCAGGTCTGAGATTTTGTCTTCTGCTGTGTGATGAAGCTGAACTTTCGGGCGGCTGGTTAGGAGGGCAAGCAGCTCTCTGTAGCCCGAGCTCCGATCCCAGCGGAGAGAGCAGAATCATCCTGTGTGCCCCCCTGCACGCTCACAGGGGACACTGACCCTTCCTTGTCCCCCCATGGCAGGCAGGAGGTGCTGCTGAACGCGGTGCACTGGGGGGCGACCTTTGAGTTCGAGGCCAGGGTGTCGGTGAACCCCCACACAGGGGTGCTGGACAgctgtgtctgcaggctgtCGGTGCGCAAGGTGAGAGCCTCTCTCTGCCATGGGTGATCCCTTTATCTCTCATGCCGGGTGCAACAGCAGCAGACTCTTACAGTAACAGCCAGATTTCACTTTCATTATCCAACATCCTGTGAAAAGAGCTGGAGAAATCTTACAAGGTCCAACCCAGCATGAATCAGGCCTGTTTCACTCACCTCCTCAGGTCTTCTGCCAATATCATGAAGGTTGTAGGAATTGTATGAAAACATCTGGATTCTGGTCAGGATTGGGGGCAATCCCTTTGCTTAGAATATTTGCcatattatttttctgaattttGGATTCTGCTTTGATTTTCTGCAGATAGTTCTTGATGGTATGGGGTGGGGTGGAGAGGGAAATATCGGCCTCTGCTGGTCAGTATTTGAACAGCAGGTTCTGCTGAAACCACGATTCTGGTTTCCTGACCAAGGAGAAATAACTGAACCCGAGACGCAATGCCAGCCGGGAAACTGGGAAGCCGAGTGTTCCCGTCCCTTCTCCCGGCGTTTGTCTTGACTGGTGTTTGTCTTACAGGATGTCAAAGGAGGGAAGTCTTTTGAGAAGGTGAGTCCAGCCGAGCCGCTGCTGGGGGTGTCTTCCCGGTGTCTCAGCCTTCCCTGGCTGCTGGGGGTTCGGGAGAGGGGGATCAAGGAGGAGGCGTGACCGGTGGttcaggtgtttttttaaagcataatCGACAACAGATCAGGTCACACAGGTAATGGGGGATTaagattaagatcactttattggccatatacaatttcttgcattaggaatttgtcttttcgcacaccccagcttgctctccatgagacacacagacagggagagagaagcttggggtcggagcgcagggtcagccatttatacggcagccctggagcagctggggttaagggccttgcccaggggcccaagggagtaggattcccctgtcggccgcgggatacgaaccggcaaccttccagccacaagcgcagatcctgagcctcagagccactgcactgcaCCGATTATCAGAGCTGTAATAATAGATCTTGGAGCTCCCCAGAGGAGGAGTGCACCCCCACTCCACGCCAGGAGTTGACATGGGTGACTGGAGGCCGGCAGGTGTCCTGGGAGCTTTCCCGATCAGCAGCCAAACCCTCAAGGAGATCTGGCTTGTGCCCGGGGCGTTAGCCGAGCTCTGGATTGTAACTGAGATCAGAGAGCCCCCGAGCAGAGCCCCCCGGTCGTATGTCTGTGACCCGGCCCCTCCCCGCAGGTGGGCTACGCGGACCTGGACCTGTCGGAGTTCGCGGGCTCCGGGCTCGTCACGCGACACTGCCTCCTGGAGGGCTACGGCAGAAAGGCCAGCAAGCCGGACAACTCCATCCTCAAGGTAGCTCCGCCGCTGCCGGGAGGAGCTGGTGAGAGGGTCTCGGTGAACTTGGCACACGCTTCTCCTGCAGCAGCTGCAGTATTTTATAAGGTGGACATTCAAAAGTGGTTTGAACTGGATTGGGGGAATGCTGGACACCAGGGCtgctatgtaattctatactgtTCTACAGGGACGCGTGCTACGGACCTGAGGAACCAGTTGTATGAAATGAATCCGATTGATCTTTAGCAAACagatgtgtgtgattttggaacactgcCAATCTTGTGAGTACAGGGAAGCGTGAAGGATGACAGAAAAATAAGCCAGAGTTGAATTACTGTGAGAAAAACACACCGagcatctctgtgtgtttcgctcccatgtgcATGGAATAAAaagttcttttaacttctgagacggactccTGACTGTCTTCTAAGGGGAAGGGGGAAACATTTCTCCAACGGAGCGCTTCTCAATCTGTACCGGGGGAATCCCTGAGCGCTTGTCCTTCGTCTGGATGGGAAGAAAATTCTGAGCTCTTTTCTTCTGAAGGTTTTGCAGCGGTGCACTAAGGGCTTTGGTGAGACGAGcagctctctctcagcctggccCCTTCTTTCACCTCCACAGTCGCCATCGCCTTCCCGCCCCCAGGGCTTCCCGGACTTTCCGTTGATACCCCTCTCTGTCGTCCGCAGGTGGGGGTTCGGATGCAGCTGCTGGCAGGGGACCCCTGTTTCAGGGTGTAAGTGGTCCGTTTCTGTGCTGCTGGGTTCTGCAGCGGCAGTGCGAGAGGCAGACACAGCTGGCGGGTCACGATGCGCTGGAAAACGACACCGCACTTGCTGAAAGCTGGCTGAACTGGCCCAGGGGGGTCCGGTCCGGGCCCTGGAGAACTGCTGTGTCTGTTTGCTTTTCCTTTCGTGCTCAGCTCTCAATGACTTCAGACAGCCCATTACTGCATCATTGGCCAACTTTAACAATCTCTCCCAGCTGTTGCTTTACAGAGACCCAGAACCTCCAGGGCC from Lepisosteus oculatus isolate fLepOcu1 chromosome 11, fLepOcu1.hap2, whole genome shotgun sequence includes:
- the LOC107077559 gene encoding EEIG family member 2-like isoform X1 is translated as MDRTSLLGGSLPLRRRLLGALDTLGRRKTHRFLATLFLHELANVPRLSGILFCKVRLLEGSYAQESPRQEVLLNAVHWGATFEFEARVSVNPHTGVLDSCVCRLSVRKDVKGGKSFEKVGYADLDLSEFAGSGLVTRHCLLEGYGRKASKPDNSILKVGVRMQLLAGDPCFRVPSSCVGHSALSLSALPSSASPEHSSYAPAFSLETLQREREVTGVPPGPSRWLEPEQVERAAVAGQLTRVGHTRVDARDVVEHLCRERLSAEADLQSGAEDEGLTLYVGSDGTATVGHRHARHRDISAAGLEKVVF
- the pet100 gene encoding protein PET100 homolog, mitochondrial, whose protein sequence is MGVKLEIFRMMLYLSFPVAMFWVSNQAEYFEEYVVKRKREIYPPDEKMHRKELEEFKERMRNRKEQRLLKQMGVSESQQD